The DNA segment TGGGAAAAAGACTATTGTTGCATTACGTGAGCCGTCATTGGGTCCTGTTTTTGGAATTAAAGGTGGTGCGGCCGGGGGCGGATATGCACAGGTTGTTCCTATGGAAGATATAAACCTGCACTTTACCGGGGATATTCACGCTATTACGGCTGCCAACAATCTATTAGCCGCCATGGTGGATAATCATATTTTCCAGGGGAATCAATTAAATATCGACACTAGGCGTGTTGTTTGGAGACGTGCTGTTGATATAAATGATAGGCAATTAAGATTTGTCATTGATGGTCTTGGAGGAAAAGCCAATGGGGTGCCAAGAGAGGACGGCTTTGATATTACTGTTGCTTCGGAAGTAATGGCTATTTTCTGTCTTGCTAACGATATTATGGATTTGAAAGAACGGCTGGCGAAGATTGTTGTAGCATATGATCGGGAGGGTAAGCCCGTTACTGCGGGAGATTTAAAAGCACAAGGTGCCATGGCGGCTCTACTCAAAGATGCTTTAAAACCCAATCTGGTACAAACATTAGAAGGTACTCCTGCTTTCGTGCATGGTGGTCCCTTTGCAAATATAGCACACGGATGTAACTCGGTAATTGCAACTAAAATGGCAATGCATCTTGCTGATTATGTGGTAACGGAGGCCGGCTTCGGCGCGGATTTAGGTGCTGAGAAATTTATAGATATAAAATGCCGATTGGCTGGGCTAAAACCTGATGCGGTGATTATAGTTGCAACGGTTAGAGCCCTCAAATACAATGGAGGTTTGGCAAAGGCTGACTTGGAGAAGGAAGACTTGAATGCACTAGCCAAGGGTATTCCGAATCTATTAAAACATGTAGAAAACATCACACAAGTATTCAAACTTCCTGCTGTTGTAGCAATAAACAGATTTCCTCAGGACACCGAAGCCGAATTGAAACTGGTTGAAGACAGATGTAATGAGCTTGGGGTGAATGTAGCATTATCTGAAGTATGGGCAAAAGGCGGGGAAGGCGGAATAGCCCTTGCGGAAGAATTAATAAGGCTAACAGAAGACAATAAGGCAAGTAATAAGGGGTTGGCGTATGTTTATGAGCTAGATATGCCAATAGAAGAAAAAATACGTGCAATCTCGCAAAAAATATATGGTGCAGATGATGTGATGTTTACAGATAAGGCATTAAAGGAAATTGCGAATCTTGAAAAACTCGGTTTTGGTAAAATGCCGGTTTGTATAGCAAAAACCCAGTACTCACTGACTGACGATCCTAAAAAATTAGGTAGGCCGTCAGGATTCAATATTACCGTAAGGGATGTTTCAGTATCGGCTGGAGCCGGATTTATAGTGGCTGTTACAGGCGATATTATGAAGATGCCGGGCTTGCCTAAGGTACCTGCAGCAGAAAAAATTGATGTGGATGAAAAGGGTGTTATTTCAGGGCTATTCTAATATTTTTTTACTGAAAAAACAATCAGGGCGGTATAGGATGCTGCTGTTTACCCGGTTTTTACAGGGTCTGAATTAAAATTCATTCTATGGCATAATCTTATACCCCTGCTTTAAAAATTACATTTAATATATATTTTGGAGAGTGATGCCGGTGAAGTTAGCCGATAAAACTTGTAATGAATTTGTAAATGAATTGGCGTCAAAAAACCCAGTACCCGGAGGCGGAGGAGCTGCTGCATTAGTGGGAGCTATAGGAGTAGCTCTAAGCAGCATGGTATGTAATTTAACTACAGGAAAGAAAAAGTATGCACAGTTTGAGGATGATATACAAGACATTCTAAAAAAAGCCCAGGAGCTGCAAAATTCTCTTATGCAGATGATTGATGAAGATGCAGAAAACTTTCTCCCTCTTTCCAAGGCCTATGGTATGCCAAAAGGTACGGAACAAGAGCGTAAACTTAAGGAAGAAACCCTGGAAAAGGCATTAAAACAAGCTTGCGAAGTTCCAATAAAAATAGTAAAAGCATGCTATGACGCAATTAAGCTGCATGCCGAATTGGTGGATAAAGGTTCAAGGCTTGCTATAAGTGATGTAGGCGTAGGTGTACAGTGCTTGAGAGCTGCCATAATAAGTGGCCAGTTAAATATTGTTATAAATATCAATTCTATTAAAGATAGTGTCTATGTTGACAGAATAAAAAAGGAAGTAATGCCTTTGGTTAAAGAAGGTGTAAATCTTGCCGATAAGGTATACGAAAAAGTAGAGCAGATATTAAGCCGTTAAATGCAAAATATTAAGCCGATATCGGGAACAGGCGGCTTGCATCAGAAATAAGGTAAAAACGTCCCATTGCCTTGCTTTATTTAGCAAAGATTATGATAAAAGCACCTGTTCCCGTGTCTTAATACTGAGATGAGGGAGGATTTTAATTGGGTATATTAATGAAAGGCAAACCAGTCGCAGATGCAATAAAGGAAGAACTTAAGGCAGAAGTTCAGGATTTAAAGGCAAAAGGTATTATTCCCAAATTAACGATTGTTAGAGTTGGAGCAGATCCGGGTGATATGTCATATGAACGCGGAGCCCTTAAAGCAATGGCAAATATAAACATAGATACGGATGCACGGGCTTTGCCTGAAAATATTGAGCAAACTGATTTTATAAGTGAATTAGAAAAGATAAATGCTGATACGTCAACTCACGGAATATTGATATTAAGGCCTTTGCCAAAACAGCTGGACGAAAAAGTGATAAAAAATTTCATTGCACCTGAAAAAGACGTAGATTGTTTTAATCCCATAAACGTGGCAAAAGTTTTTGAAGGCGACGAAACCGGATTTCCTCCATGCACTCCGTCGGCAGTAATGGAAATCCTGAAGTTTTATAATATCGAGCTTATGGGTAAAAATGCGGTAGTCATCGGCAGATCTATGATAGTGGGGAAACCTGCAGCTATGCTGCTATTAAAAGAGCATGCCACTGTCACGGTGTGTCATTCGAGAACAAGAGATTTGCCATTGGTTGCATCAGGTGCCGACATACTAGTGGTTGGTATAGGAAGAGCCAAAATGGTTAACTCCAACTACATTAAAGATGGAGCAGTTGTTATCGATGTAGGGATTAATATGGACGAAGATGGTAGGCTATGCGGGGATGTGGATACTGATAACTGCATAAACAAGGCTTCTATGATAACTCCGGTTCCGGGTGGAGTAGGCTCGGTTACAACTTCTGTTTTAGCAAAGCATGTTGTTCAGGCATGTAAAATGCAGTTGAGTTTACTATAAGCCAAAGGAGGTAGGATAGCCTTGATAATTTCGCAAAATAAACCCTTTGAAGAAATAACTGAGTATTTAAAAGACTGCGAAAAAATTGTATTAATAGGTTGCGCTCAATGTGCTACTGCATGTAAGAGCGGCGGTGAAGAAGAATTAATAGCCATGAAAAAGAGATTAGAAGAAATCGGTAAGCAGGTTTTAGCTTTTATTGTGCCTGAAACCAGTTGCAACTATCTTTTGATTAGAAGAGATCTTAAGAAGATAAAAGATGAAATAAATGAGGCGGATGCCATTTTATCATTTGCATGCGGAGATGGGACTCAAACTATCGCAAAGCAGGTAAAGATTCCGGTCTATCCAGGTAATGATACATTATTTGTCGGGGAAGTTGAAAGGGTTGGTCAATACAGCGAAGCATGTAGAACTTGTGGAGAATGTGTGTTGGGATTGACGGGAGGTATTTGTCCGGTGACTCGTTGTGCCAAATCTTTGCTGAATGGTCCATGCGGTGGTGCAAAAGATGGAAAATGTGAAGTAAATCCGGAAAATGACTGTGCTTGGATTTTAATATATAAAAGGCTGAAAGAATTAGGGCAAGTAGAAAACTTAATTCAAATACAGCAGCCTAAGGACTATTCTAAGACCACATATCCGAGAAACCTCAACTTACGAGAGAAAGATGGGGGTGGAAGGCAATGAGTTTGTTGCAAAAAGCTCTTGAAAGCGGTGAGTTTGCAGTTACTGCCGAATTGGCACCACCAAAAGGAACTGATTTTTCTCATGCCCTGCAGAATGCAGAATTATTTGGAGATAGAGTTCATGCTATAAATGTTACAGATTTTCAATCATCATCATTGAAAGCAACTTCTTTAGCTATGTGCAAAGCTTTAATCGATTTAGGATTAGAGCCTGTCTTTCAAATAACCGGGCGTGATCGAAATAGAATAGCGATACAGGGAGAAATGCTGTCGGCGGGATTTTTTGGGGTAAAAAACCTGTTAGCCCTTACCGGAGACCATACTACCGTTGGTGATAATCCAGGTGCAAAGCCGGTATATGACTTAGACAGTATTGGGATTTTGCAGGCAGCTACAATGCTGGCAAGTGGTGTTGATATGGGTGGAAATAAGCTTGAAGGAAGCCCGTCCTTCTTCTTGGGAGCAAGTGTAACTCCGGAATATGATCCCATTGAACTGCAATTAATCAAAATGAAAAAGAAAATAATTGCCGGAGCAAAATTTTTTCAGACTCAAGCAGTATACGATATCCGGACAATGGAAAAATTTAAGGAAATAACAAAACATTTAAATACTAAGATACTAGTCGGTATTATTCCACTAAAATCAGCGGGCATGGCAAGGTTTATGAATAAAAAGATTCCGGGAATAAATGTACCTGACGAATTGATTGACAGATTAAAGTTGAGTAAAGATCCGGTGCAGGAGGGTATTAAAATTGCCGGCGAGTTTATCGTTGAACTAAAAAACCGGAATTTATGCGATGGTGTTCATATAATGGCAATTGGTGCGGAAGAAAACGTACCCTTGATTTTAGATGCAGCGGAACTTTAAATATGGGAGGAATCCAAATGAGATTAGTAGTAATAGGAGCAGGGCCGGGTGGGTATGAAGCAGCTATAAAAGCAGCCAAACTAGGAGCTAAAGTGAGTATTATCGAAAAGGATAAAGTTGGTGGTACTTGCTTAAATCGCGGCTGCATACCTACAAAATCTTTATTGGCTTCTTCAGATGTATTTGGGATTGTTAATAATGCCCAAAAGTTTGGAGTAAACATAACAGGTCAAGTGAGTGCCGACTTTTCCGAAATGATGAACAGAAAAAATAAATTAGTTTCGCAAATGGTAAATGGTATCGAATTTCTGCTTAAAAAGAATGGCATAGAGATTATAAAAGGCGTAGGTAAACTTATAGATAAAAACCTGGTTGAAGTTACAAAAGATGACGGTTCAAAGGAAATCTTAAGAGCAGATAAGATAATTCTTGCAACTGGGTCGATACCTGTATGTCCCGGATTATTTAACTATGATGGAAAATATATAATTACCAGTGATGAAGTGTTAAACCTCGAGAAAATTCCTGATTCTATGATAATTGTCGGTGGCGGCGTAATTGGCTGCGAAATAGGCCAGTTTTTGCGGCGGCTGGGAACGGAAGTGACAATAGTTGAAATGATGCCGCAGATACTGCCTATGGAAGATGAAGATGTAGCAAAACAGTTAATTCGGCAGTTTAAGAAGGATAAAATCAAAATAATTACAGGGAAAGGCATTACTTCCGTTAAAGTAGAAAACAATAGGGTAATTGCAGGCGTGGAAAATACTATGCTTGAAGCTGACATGATGATGGTTTCCATCGGAAGGAAACCATTTACGGAAGAATTGGGACTGGAAAATGCAGGGATTGAAACAGATAAGAGAGGCAGGATTCCCGTAAATAGGAAATTGGAAACATGTGCAGAAGGTATTTATGCAATAGGTGATATTATTGATACACCGTTTTTGGCTCATGTAGCTTCAAAAGAGGGTGTAATTGCTGCCGAAAATGCTCTGGGTGGCGACAAGGAAGTTGCATACCATGCCGTCCCCAGATGTGTCTACACAGAACCAGAAGTTGCTGCTGTAGGATTGACTGAATCTGAGCTTAAAGTTGCGGCTAAAGCATATAAAATCGGAACCTTTGACTTTAGAGGTTTGGGCAAGGCCCAAGTTATTGATAAAATACAGGGATTTGTAAAGGTTATAACAGATGAAAATGATAAACTAATCGGTGCTTCAGTGGTAGGTCCCAATGCAACAGATTTGTTGGCAGAACTGACATTAGCAGTTCACCTTGGACTTTCTGCTGAACAAGTGGGCGATGTTATTCATCCGCATCCAACCCTGAGTGAGGCTATAATGGAAGCCTTGCACGATGTACACGGTCAAAGCGTACATAAAGTATAATTCTGCAGGCAAAAATCATGTAAAAACGAAAGAGGTTTAAAAATGGATTGTAAAGTAATGCACCGGAAATTCGACATTTGTTTGACTTTTAGCATTAAAACTTATAAACATTAAGTTGGAAAAGGAGAGAATCGAATGAAGTTTCCCGATAATTTAATTTATAACAAAGAACATTTATGGGTGAAGGTAGAAGGTAATACTGCCTATGTAGGCATTACCGACTATGCTCAAGATCAACTGGGAGAAATACTGTACGTAGACTTACCGGAAGTCGGCCAAGAGTTTTCCAAGGGCGATCAATTTAGCGAGGTGGAATCCTCGAAAGTAAATTCAACACTAATGTTGCCTTTTTCCGGTGTCGTATTGGAAGTCAACGAAAAACTGGATGACGAGCCTGAATATATAAACGCGGCACCTTATGACGCGTGGATTGCCAAGTTTGAATTGAATAGTCCTGAAGAACTGAATGATATGATAAGTGCATCAGTATATGAAGAGGGATTAGAATAAGGTATTATATTCAGCAGGGCGGCGCAAAGCTATGCTCAAAGACTGCTATTGTGTATATTTACCGTTATATTTATTGAATTTTGAGTCTGTGGTTATCATCTCGGTTTTATTATTTGAAAAATTTAGCATATAGTGATATTATTATGATGACAAGATTGAAGATATTTCTGACTTTTGTGCCTGGGCTTGTGAAGGGAGGGGCATAATGGACGAATTAATAATTAAAGCAGTGGAAGAACTAGACGAAGATAAGGTTGTAAAATTAGCCAATAAAGCGTTGAATGATGGTATGGAACCTTTCTATCTATTGAACTTAATTAAAGAAGGGATGAACAGGGTAGGTAAATTATACGAAAATAAGCAGTATTTTATAGCAGATCTTATTATGGCAGGACTTATTTTTAAAGAGGTTTTGAAACTTGATAAGATGGCGGCTCAACTTCATAACGATGACAGTAAAAAAATCGGAAGAGTATTAATCGGAACTGTAAAAGGTGATCTGCACGATATTGGTAAAGATATTTTTAGAGGCATGATGGAAGCAAATAAATTCGATGTTATTGATCTTGGAGTCGACGTAGGTAAAGAGTCATTTGTGAAAGGTGTACAAAAATATCAGCCGGATATTGTCGGCTTAAGTGGTGTGCTAAACTACACAATAGAATCAATGAAGGAAACGGTAGAGGCGTTAAATGAAGCCGGTCTGAGGAGTAATATACTAATCATTTTGGGAGGTAACCATCTTACTAAAGAAGCATGTGAGTATGTGGGCGCTGATTATTACACAAAGGATGCATCGGTTGGCGTTAAATACTGCAAAAAATGGATAAAAACTAAATATCAAACAAGGAGTATCAATAATGGGATTACCGATTTATCTTCAAATCGTTGAAGACATAAAAGAAAAAATTAATACAGGACAATTAAAACCTGGTGACGCCATATACTCTGAAAACGCTTTAAGTAAGGCCTATAATGCCCGTCTAACCCTGCAAGTCCAGCCATTGATGTATCAAAAGGAAAATCTTTTAAGAATTTTTCAATTGCTTTTAGGGATTTTTCAGGATCATAAGCCAAATCATATTGCGTAAAGCCTGAATAACTTGCAACAATCTCCCCGCCGATTCCCCAACATGGAACCCTAGCCGGCTCTTCGAGATTTATAGCCGCCTCTATACGGTCAAGGCGCTCCTTAGCAAGCTCAAGCCGCATGACGGTGAGAAAAGGACTGGCTATTTTAGCCAGCGAAGGGTATATATATTCTATTCCGGGTAAAGGCAACTTTGTTCAGCAACCTGATAGCAGTATATATACCCTTTATTACGATGAAATGAATAATTTCATAAATAGTGTTGACAGAACCAAACTTTTAGAAGTTAATATTATAATGCCGACTTATAAGCTTATTAATGAATTAAAAATAACTAAAAATAAAAAAGTAATACTGATTCGAAGATTGTTTTATACCGATGGTGAACCGGTAGCGTATGACGTGAAATATTTACCTTATTATAAAGGCATGCCGATCGTAGAAAAAGAAATACGATATGCGACATTCCCTGAAATGGTATCAAAGAATACATCGCTTTTTGCAATAAAAAAGGAACTAATTATTTCAGCTCAAGTACCGGATGAAGAAATTCGAAAATATTTAAACATATATAATGAAGTTCCTCTGATGGTAGTTGAACAAAAACTTTATGATATTGATAACAAACCTATGGGACTGGGAATAACGTATTTCAGGAGTGATTATTGCAAACTCTATGCTGAGGCGTCATTTAGTGATAAAACAGCTCAAGAAAAAGTTACAACTTAGCAGAAAAACCAAAACCTTTGCAATTATAATTGCAAAGGTTTTTTAATAAAAAAAGAGGACAAATATAGGTAGTTGTAGAATACTAATGAGATAAAGCTTTATTTAATGGAGGGGAAAATTAATGAGCGGTAGAAAAACAAGAAAAGCATCTATAGTATTTCTTACAATAATTCTGATTCTAGCATTTGGTTCAACTCAGGTTATGGCTGCCGGTTTTACGGATATAACCGCTACAAAATACGATTGGGCACGACCGTATATAGAGAAAATGAATCTTTTGGGAGTTGTAAAAGGTGTGACAGAAACTACTTACGGCCCTGATGATTCTGTGACAAGAGAGCAACTTATTACCATGTTGGTCAGGCTTATGGGGTGGGAAAGTCAGGCAACTGGCAAAAGTCTGCCTTCAACTTTTCCCAAGGCTAATTCAGTGGCACCCTGGGCACGAGGATATGTGGCGGTGGCTGTGGAAAAGGGGATTGTATCCGATGAAGACTTGGAAAATTTCAGACCGGCAGATGCGGCTACAAGGTCAGAAGTTGCTGTTTTTGCGGTAAAAGCCATAGGGCTTGGACAAGAAGCCGAAAGCCGTGAAAATTTAAATGCCTCTTTAACTTTTAACGATGGTTATTTGATCGAGCTGAAAGCCAGGCCGTATATAGAAATAGCTGTTGAAAAGGGAATCATGAAGGGATTTCCGGACGGCAGCTTTAAACCTAATGATAAGGTTACCAGGGCTCAAATAGCTACAGTACTTCATAATATAACCAAACTTGAAAAAACTAATAATATCATGGTTCAAGGTGTAGTCAAAAATGTGGATTCAACATTACTGCCTTCTTTTGATTTAAAATTAGGTGACGGCAGTTCTAAAACATATACTGTGGATACCAATACTTTAATCTATAAAGAAGATGCAGATGGCAATTTAACCAGCGCACAGCTAAAAGACATAAAATCTGGCGATACTGTCAACATAATAGCTAGCAGAAATACGGCACAATATGTAGAGGTTGCTTACGGTAAACAGGCTACCATTGTTGAGGATGAGGATGAGGATGAAGACGAAGACAAGGTCATAAAAGGAATAATCCGAGGAGTTAACATATCGGCGAATGTTCTTACTATTGAAAACCAAGATAATGATAAATATGAAAGCTATAATATAGCATCAGATGTAAAAATAAGACGTGATGGCACAACCTCCGACATCTATAAACTAATGATAGGGGATACCGCTGCTGTTACTGTAACAGACGGCAAAATAGTAAGAATAGAGGCGGAAACTGCTACTAAAGAAATTATGGGTGTAATAACTGACATTACATTTATTTCCAAAAACCCCACAATTACAATTGAAGATGAGGACGGCAAAGAGAATGACTACGAATTAGATAAGAATGCAACAATACGCAAAAACAGCAGAAGTGCAGATGTCAGCGACCTCAAAATTGGTGATGAAGTAAAGCTGACTTTAGAATATGGCGTAGGTACAAGGGTTGTTGCCACAAGCACAAAACAGGATATAAGCGGAACGGTGAAAGCAGTAACGCTTGCTGATATTAATTCTGTTACCGTGATAGACGACAAAGGCAGGGAACACATACTTACAATAACCAGAGATACCGAAATAACAAAAGATAGAAAGCAAATAGATGTAACGGATATTCGGCCGAACTACTATGTGGATATAGAAGCTGAAAATGATGAGGCTATAAGCATAGATGTAACTGTTCGAAGTGTCAAGGAAACAATAAGGGGCACTGTAGTTAATATAAATGAAGATGTTAAAGTTATAGTAATCAGTATAAAAAATGATGATGGCACAAAAAGCACGCAACATGTGTATTATACCAGCGATACCATATTATACAAGGAAAATAGAGAAGTTAGGATAAGTAGGATTGCTGAAGGCGACGAAGTTATATGTATAGGCAGTTATGAGGGAGGCCTGTTTTTCGCAGATACCGTCCATGATCTTACTATTTCTGATTAGAATTGGAAAACAGATTTAGATATCAATAAAATATATTTAGGAATTGATATTAATGAAAAAAAAGTTATGTTTACTGATAATAATTTTTATAGTGTGTTTTACAGGCCTAGCCAAAGGGCAAGGCCTTAATTTTAATGTAAATACTGGGATGGTTGAGGCTCTCAGGTCGATTAAAGCAGATGAATTCCGAAAGCAGTACGGTGTTGACGGTAATGGTATTAAAGTGGCGGTGATAGATAC comes from the Tepidanaerobacter acetatoxydans Re1 genome and includes:
- a CDS encoding cyclodeaminase/cyclohydrolase family protein, with amino-acid sequence MKLADKTCNEFVNELASKNPVPGGGGAAALVGAIGVALSSMVCNLTTGKKKYAQFEDDIQDILKKAQELQNSLMQMIDEDAENFLPLSKAYGMPKGTEQERKLKEETLEKALKQACEVPIKIVKACYDAIKLHAELVDKGSRLAISDVGVGVQCLRAAIISGQLNIVININSIKDSVYVDRIKKEVMPLVKEGVNLADKVYEKVEQILSR
- a CDS encoding B12-binding domain-containing protein, whose amino-acid sequence is MDELIIKAVEELDEDKVVKLANKALNDGMEPFYLLNLIKEGMNRVGKLYENKQYFIADLIMAGLIFKEVLKLDKMAAQLHNDDSKKIGRVLIGTVKGDLHDIGKDIFRGMMEANKFDVIDLGVDVGKESFVKGVQKYQPDIVGLSGVLNYTIESMKETVEALNEAGLRSNILIILGGNHLTKEACEYVGADYYTKDASVGVKYCKKWIKTKYQTRSINNGITDLSSNR
- a CDS encoding S-layer homology domain-containing protein, which gives rise to MSGRKTRKASIVFLTIILILAFGSTQVMAAGFTDITATKYDWARPYIEKMNLLGVVKGVTETTYGPDDSVTREQLITMLVRLMGWESQATGKSLPSTFPKANSVAPWARGYVAVAVEKGIVSDEDLENFRPADAATRSEVAVFAVKAIGLGQEAESRENLNASLTFNDGYLIELKARPYIEIAVEKGIMKGFPDGSFKPNDKVTRAQIATVLHNITKLEKTNNIMVQGVVKNVDSTLLPSFDLKLGDGSSKTYTVDTNTLIYKEDADGNLTSAQLKDIKSGDTVNIIASRNTAQYVEVAYGKQATIVEDEDEDEDEDKVIKGIIRGVNISANVLTIENQDNDKYESYNIASDVKIRRDGTTSDIYKLMIGDTAAVTVTDGKIVRIEAETATKEIMGVITDITFISKNPTITIEDEDGKENDYELDKNATIRKNSRSADVSDLKIGDEVKLTLEYGVGTRVVATSTKQDISGTVKAVTLADINSVTVIDDKGREHILTITRDTEITKDRKQIDVTDIRPNYYVDIEAENDEAISIDVTVRSVKETIRGTVVNINEDVKVIVISIKNDDGTKSTQHVYYTSDTILYKENREVRISRIAEGDEVICIGSYEGGLFFADTVHDLTISD
- a CDS encoding bifunctional 5,10-methylenetetrahydrofolate dehydrogenase/5,10-methenyltetrahydrofolate cyclohydrolase, which codes for MGILMKGKPVADAIKEELKAEVQDLKAKGIIPKLTIVRVGADPGDMSYERGALKAMANINIDTDARALPENIEQTDFISELEKINADTSTHGILILRPLPKQLDEKVIKNFIAPEKDVDCFNPINVAKVFEGDETGFPPCTPSAVMEILKFYNIELMGKNAVVIGRSMIVGKPAAMLLLKEHATVTVCHSRTRDLPLVASGADILVVGIGRAKMVNSNYIKDGAVVIDVGINMDEDGRLCGDVDTDNCINKASMITPVPGGVGSVTTSVLAKHVVQACKMQLSLL
- the lpdA gene encoding dihydrolipoyl dehydrogenase; its protein translation is MRLVVIGAGPGGYEAAIKAAKLGAKVSIIEKDKVGGTCLNRGCIPTKSLLASSDVFGIVNNAQKFGVNITGQVSADFSEMMNRKNKLVSQMVNGIEFLLKKNGIEIIKGVGKLIDKNLVEVTKDDGSKEILRADKIILATGSIPVCPGLFNYDGKYIITSDEVLNLEKIPDSMIIVGGGVIGCEIGQFLRRLGTEVTIVEMMPQILPMEDEDVAKQLIRQFKKDKIKIITGKGITSVKVENNRVIAGVENTMLEADMMMVSIGRKPFTEELGLENAGIETDKRGRIPVNRKLETCAEGIYAIGDIIDTPFLAHVASKEGVIAAENALGGDKEVAYHAVPRCVYTEPEVAAVGLTESELKVAAKAYKIGTFDFRGLGKAQVIDKIQGFVKVITDENDKLIGASVVGPNATDLLAELTLAVHLGLSAEQVGDVIHPHPTLSEAIMEALHDVHGQSVHKV
- a CDS encoding formate--tetrahydrofolate ligase, with the protein product MTFKSDIEIAQSVKLQDIREIAAKLGLTEDDIDLYGKYKAKVDYNLLNNCNGKKAKLILTTAITPTPAGEGKTTTTIGAADALTRLGKKTIVALREPSLGPVFGIKGGAAGGGYAQVVPMEDINLHFTGDIHAITAANNLLAAMVDNHIFQGNQLNIDTRRVVWRRAVDINDRQLRFVIDGLGGKANGVPREDGFDITVASEVMAIFCLANDIMDLKERLAKIVVAYDREGKPVTAGDLKAQGAMAALLKDALKPNLVQTLEGTPAFVHGGPFANIAHGCNSVIATKMAMHLADYVVTEAGFGADLGAEKFIDIKCRLAGLKPDAVIIVATVRALKYNGGLAKADLEKEDLNALAKGIPNLLKHVENITQVFKLPAVVAINRFPQDTEAELKLVEDRCNELGVNVALSEVWAKGGEGGIALAEELIRLTEDNKASNKGLAYVYELDMPIEEKIRAISQKIYGADDVMFTDKALKEIANLEKLGFGKMPVCIAKTQYSLTDDPKKLGRPSGFNITVRDVSVSAGAGFIVAVTGDIMKMPGLPKVPAAEKIDVDEKGVISGLF
- a CDS encoding methylenetetrahydrofolate reductase C-terminal domain-containing protein, with the translated sequence MIISQNKPFEEITEYLKDCEKIVLIGCAQCATACKSGGEEELIAMKKRLEEIGKQVLAFIVPETSCNYLLIRRDLKKIKDEINEADAILSFACGDGTQTIAKQVKIPVYPGNDTLFVGEVERVGQYSEACRTCGECVLGLTGGICPVTRCAKSLLNGPCGGAKDGKCEVNPENDCAWILIYKRLKELGQVENLIQIQQPKDYSKTTYPRNLNLREKDGGGRQ
- the gcvH gene encoding glycine cleavage system protein GcvH — encoded protein: MKFPDNLIYNKEHLWVKVEGNTAYVGITDYAQDQLGEILYVDLPEVGQEFSKGDQFSEVESSKVNSTLMLPFSGVVLEVNEKLDDEPEYINAAPYDAWIAKFELNSPEELNDMISASVYEEGLE
- a CDS encoding methylenetetrahydrofolate reductase, encoding MSLLQKALESGEFAVTAELAPPKGTDFSHALQNAELFGDRVHAINVTDFQSSSLKATSLAMCKALIDLGLEPVFQITGRDRNRIAIQGEMLSAGFFGVKNLLALTGDHTTVGDNPGAKPVYDLDSIGILQAATMLASGVDMGGNKLEGSPSFFLGASVTPEYDPIELQLIKMKKKIIAGAKFFQTQAVYDIRTMEKFKEITKHLNTKILVGIIPLKSAGMARFMNKKIPGINVPDELIDRLKLSKDPVQEGIKIAGEFIVELKNRNLCDGVHIMAIGAEENVPLILDAAEL